The region TTTTGCTTCCTATAATATCCTTTATTTTAAAAGACTGTCCGAAaaagcaataatttttttcgtaaccaatatttaaaattgtcagaaaatttcttcctcactaattgtaatttttcaaagccaAAGTTGCAAAAGTCATATTAGGGTAATATTGAAATGTTATAATAATCTAGAATATAGCATATTTTACGATTATCATGCAGTTCTATTGAAAAACTCGCAGCTATGTTACACGCAGGAAATCCAAATCAAGAATCGACTTTTGCTACTTTAAATTGAAGTCATTCATCTGGATATCTGAACTGTGTTATATCCAGTATTTATTGcatatttttatgatttctatTTGTGAATTCGTATCTAGAGTCATGcacttcatttttattttctcaaatactTGAAAACAGCTACCTTCAATGCTAATTGTCATTTACTGTGGATTTGCATCCTATTAACAATGACATGTGTTTGAGTTCCACCTGATGCATGAAGGATattaatgtaaatatatgattgtttttaaattatgtaaACGATATCTGATGGTTACTGTAATTTGAAACAGAAAACCGCTGACACTGAGGTACAGCATATTTGATATCTGTATATGTGGAGTCACATAAATTATCCCATGTGTTTAGTTTGAACAGTATACGAATATTTtgtactttattttatatattgcGTCGAATCGACTTTCCCGTTTTGTCATTTTAATGAAAACtacaattttatatttgtcGTACTTAATTAGTGATGAATATTATTGATGATTAGTTGGAGGTGTCGATTGTGATAGCTCtatgaaaagtttcgaattaGAAGTATGTATGAGTCGAAAAGAGTGTATGAGGATAAGTGATAAGTATTTGTTTTTGTCCTGGCTGTACGATGAAATATTATGtcaatattgtagatgtaatataataatatacattcaGAAACAGCTATGCTGTATCCCTATCTCTGTCCATGAAAAGCTCATTTACTTTCAAGAAGAACACGTCAAACATATAAAATATGGTTGAAATTATGACTGAATATCTTGTAATCTGACTAAAAAACACATAAAGAAACTTCAGTGACTTGACTCAAATTAATCGATACATTCTTGATCAACATACAcggtttttatttcatgttagatattttattaaatatttatttaaattaatcgACACATTCTTGATCAAGATACacggtttttattttatgttagacattttattaaatatttacacgTTACAAACAATGAATTACAGGCGTAATTACTTTAATATCATCTCATCTTGAGCCAATTCCGAGAATAGCCTCTCATGTAATCGACATAGGTTCACTCTTCGGCTCTGTAGCTTCAATATCCCTGCATTTGGCATGTTGCAGTTCTCTCCGTACTTCACCAGTAATCGAGTGATGTGATTGTTTCTTCAATAATTCCAGCAGAGCATCCCTCTGTTCCGAACTGACATCACTTTTGTAACGCTGAACAAAAGTTAAAAGTGCTTGATGCCACAGAACAGGCAAGTCTCTTGAGTCTGTGCtaaatctgaaattttataagTAACATTTACATTGTTAATCGATTGATTACTGTTACCTTTACATTGGATGTGTTACATATCATTAGTGTCCGAGAATCGTGATCGGGAGCCACACCATTAAAAGTGTAATTTTGACTGATCAAAATAACTAATAAGAATTAGTTATCGCATGTTCATTACACATAGAGAATCAATTTACTTTCCAGACTGACTGATGCAGTTACAAACCAAAAGTGATATTCTAcaagttttcatttcaaccAAAAACACAGAAATTagaattgattattattctctATATCTATTTCACTGAATTGTCAAATCCGAAAAATAATGGTATATTCTTGTAACAAGAAGAACTAATTATAAATACTAAATTACAAACctcagaaaatgaaatacaacAGCATCCACGACGCGATATGGAAGGGCATATTTTTTGtccaaaaatattctcaaaaaaACGCTATTGGCACCCGTGTAATCCAtttctgcaatttttaaaattgctgCAGACGAATGTAAAATTGGAATAGAATTTTTGGCAATCACCGAACCAATTATGGTAGCTTCCCTCAGTGTACAAGAACCAGATTCTAAAAGTGGTAATAGTATGCCCTTCATAAAACCACCAGGCTTGAATAAAGCTTTTCTCAATGCTTGATATAGGTGGAAATTCAGCCTTTTATATTCGGCAAGGTCATCCCTGACACGAGGTAATAAAACAAGGTTGAAAAATCTTTGTgccattttctctttcaaattGGATGCAAAAATTCTAGTTGCCTGATACATGGCAGCAGCAGACCATTTAGGAGGATCTGTAATGTACAATATCTGCTCCCAATTCTTCAAATTTGGCACAATTTTGAAAGCTTTTGGTAATTTTCCACTGCGGTATTTAGCCAGCACATCCCTAACTCCTTCATACATTTGTCGAACCCTTGGATCAAGTTCCTGCATCTGAATGGAACCAGCATCAGAGAATTGTGTATGAATTTCAGTCTTTTTCTCAGTCAACTTGTCCATTATGATATCAGCTAGAGTTCGCATCGGCGCTTTATCTCTGTTCATAAACATTTCCAAAGCCTGTTCATCCTCTTCATTAATTTCTATGTTGTCGTAAAAGTGATTTCCTGTTTCATCTTCACTCGATTCTGCTTCCCCCTCGCTATCATCATTGCCAAGTTTAGTAACAGGTTTTTTTGGAGACTTCGAAGGTCTTTCCATTTcaccctcctcctcctccattTCCATTTGTTGACGCCTGGCTTGTGATAAAATCTTTTGTGAAAGACCAGAGTCGACAAactgaaatattcattttacttTAATAACCACTCATTGTCAGGTGAAAATCGTGGTTAAAACAGATACGCATAAAAATCGCCcgaagtaaatattttgaaaattgaatgattttaTCTCATGCAATTGCCACAAACATCATGAATGCCTCTTGAAACAGACACTTCCAAGCAACGTGGTCACCACCTATGCGGACACAGGTACAATTTTTAATCGAGCCAGGCCTAGTGTAACAGACAGATCATGCTGGCAAAAACTTGTAAATGGGTTGGCACAGGCTAAAACCACATGGATTGGAGGGGTCCATTTTAAAACACATTGCTGGCATATTAAGTAGAATGAAATGTTAATATTTTGTTGAATCTTAAGAAACCACAATTTGCAGGGTTTTTGTATAGATTATTGAGGTGATACTTTTTAAAGCCACACagcaagtttttatttttcatactgtTATGTTTTTATTGCACTAGCATCTATCAAGATGTGCACGCaaggttgaaaattaatcaaacaaaatgtctaaaattataacaaaaattatgCTGTAGAGCTTAAAGATAATTCTTCAATGGGAGatatattgaatgaaaatgtcAAGAAAACGttagatattttcaacaaaattttttatgagGCTGAGGATCGTAATGTTTATGTTACGATGTGTTTATAAAGGCTAAGCCATTGCAGTAAAACATCTTTTATCCGAACTAATTGGGACCGAGCCTAGTTCAGTTAATCAAAAGTTCGAATAACTGGAATGCAATTTTCATCTCAAGATATGATAACATATACAACACAAATTTGAATCTATAAACAGTTTATATTAAATCTCTTTCAAACACCGAACGCTTATTTTATCGGTAGAAGTAATATTACAAGTGGAATAgcgccgaaaaacgaaaaatctgCTCAAGTATGTTCAAACATGCGAGGTTCTCATCAAACGGCAGAGAACAACAATGTATATTTTGTGCTAACAATGTTTTTTTGAGTCAATGTTCGGATAATTGAGAGTTTGAAGACCTAAGGTTCAGATAATTGAGATTCTACAGTATTTAGCAATTTTATAGGATCCTTTCAAATGTAGCAAACAATAACAGAACATGCATTCTAAGATATTATTGCAAAGCTGCTTAGACAATGCGGAGAATATATTCATGATCTGTAAttggtgtaaaattattaaacagtaacaaaaatataataatttgacatTGGTGACATTGACTAAATGGAACATTGAGCAACTAATTATTAACTAGCAACCATAGGATTACCTAAGAGTTgatgtttcaaaaattgagaatGTTTTGCTTCATTACGGTTTACATAATTTGAGATATAAATTCTAAAGTCCGGAaatgttttgtaaaattgCGTCATTAAATTAACGTGACGAACTTCGACCTCATGAAAAACTGGGATAATTTTTGTTCGACTCAATTTCAGAGACTGATATTATGAAAAAACCACTTTTATTTGTGATGAATTACACATacttcttcatcttcatcttgtCGATGCCTAATTTTTGTCCTGTTCTTCGGCTTAACCACTTTTTCGCTGTTTATCAGTTCTGCTAAGCCAATTTTAACATCCTGACGATCTCGCTTCGAAacctttattttcttcgctttaCCCATTTCACAatgattattttaatttattgtcaATGATGAATCGAGAAGTAATCACAGCACGTGGAATAGTGGCTAGAATCACATACATAACCAACACTGAAGCATATGTTCTTAGGGGCGAGGAGTCACCTTAGAGCATGTACTACTGGAGATAGCTTCGCGTGTACAGAAAGTGTAGCGGAGGAGTGACAGAGAGAGGTATATGTCGGCTATCATCTCTGTAACCACCCTCTTAGTATATATGCTCTAACAAGGGAACGCTACACTAAtgacatttttcatatttttcatacttatGATACTGAGCGGTGAGGACTTGAATAACAATTCCCCAAAGACGTTCGATTTCAAAGTCTAtagtttttgagaaaatcaatttcgaaatactaCGAGCGTGTTATATACACTAAACGGTCACCATCCGACAACGCAGTCCGTGGCGCACCGGGTAGCGCGCTAGAGCGATATCCGATGTGGCTAActatatattttacttttattaatttttccttttcttttatacGTTTGCCCACATCATTTACGTGTGGACTTGATTAAATTTATGCTGATTAACAGATACTTCGTAATTTACAATGATAAACGTGGATCCTGCTTTCGCTTACCTGTCGCTTGAAAAGTCGGGCTCACAATTGAAAATGGTAATTCTTAACTAATAATATTTGTGatagatttaatttttgcaCAAAACCTGCCAGCCTTCCCAGTTATTGACCCTGGCCCaattatttaccttttttggTTGCATATGCTTAATCCTcagttataaaattattaaaaataaatttgtagtgtCTAACCTTCTAGGAATTGGTTttagtcatcgagaaattTGCAATGTGTGccttcaatttataatttagaAGAATAAATGGATGAATCATTGGGTCTAGACGTGTCGATAattggtacacttaccttagtCAATAAATCATCTTAGTAAAGCTAGTTTTCATATATGCCATAGATCTTACCCTAGTAGTAAACGAAATCACCTTCAGCTGGTATGTTAGCGATTGATATGGCGATCTAATATAAACGaccttttcaaaattatatgaCATGGTGAGCGTAGAAATTCTGT is a window of Neodiprion pinetum isolate iyNeoPine1 chromosome 4, iyNeoPine1.2, whole genome shotgun sequence DNA encoding:
- the bys gene encoding bystin — translated: MGKAKKIKVSKRDRQDVKIGLAELINSEKVVKPKNRTKIRHRQDEDEEFVDSGLSQKILSQARRQQMEMEEEEGEMERPSKSPKKPVTKLGNDDSEGEAESSEDETGNHFYDNIEINEEDEQALEMFMNRDKAPMRTLADIIMDKLTEKKTEIHTQFSDAGSIQMQELDPRVRQMYEGVRDVLAKYRSGKLPKAFKIVPNLKNWEQILYITDPPKWSAAAMYQATRIFASNLKEKMAQRFFNLVLLPRVRDDLAEYKRLNFHLYQALRKALFKPGGFMKGILLPLLESGSCTLREATIIGSVIAKNSIPILHSSAAILKIAEMDYTGANSVFLRIFLDKKYALPYRVVDAVVFHFLRFSTDSRDLPVLWHQALLTFVQRYKSDVSSEQRDALLELLKKQSHHSITGEVRRELQHAKCRDIEATEPKSEPMSIT